From Streptomyces sp. NBC_00775, one genomic window encodes:
- a CDS encoding DUF5719 family protein, which translates to MNRTTLSLIAGATALAAVTGFAALSAPAASGDASTARTAAQLPVERTSLLCPQPSTSDIADTAYTSFTPVSKGTGDSGKAELQSATEESAGAAGGKKSGKSADKPVVTPKEPGKPATGDSSGAEAPALVGTAEGRFAPGWTVQETTEVAAGTGRGLLGTNCTAPDTEFWFPGASTAADRTDYVHLTNPDDSAAVVDIELYGKDGALKSTVGDGITVQPHASEPILLNTLTDDAQTNLTVHVTVRSGRVGATVQALDDKLGGDWLAASTDPARSLVLPGIPKDATSVRLVAFVPGDTDADLKVRLATPSGLITPAGHETLHVKAGMTAAIDLGDVTRGEAGSLVLTPTGTSVPVVAALRVVRGTGAKQETAFIPATSQVGTRATVADNSSKGTTLALAAPGRAAQVKVTASAGSGGGTAVTKTFTIKAGTTQNVEAPVPAGLKGTYALTVEPVSGGPVYASRMLAVTEEGVPGFTVQTLPDDRGTVAVPAADQDLSVLLK; encoded by the coding sequence GTGAACCGCACCACCCTGTCCCTGATCGCCGGCGCGACCGCGCTCGCCGCCGTCACCGGATTCGCCGCGCTCAGCGCACCGGCCGCCTCCGGCGACGCGAGCACCGCCAGGACGGCCGCCCAACTGCCCGTGGAGCGCACCAGCCTGCTCTGCCCGCAGCCCAGCACCTCCGACATCGCGGACACCGCGTACACGTCCTTCACGCCCGTCTCGAAGGGCACCGGTGACAGCGGCAAGGCCGAACTCCAGTCGGCTACCGAGGAGTCGGCGGGCGCGGCCGGCGGCAAGAAGAGCGGCAAGAGTGCCGACAAGCCGGTTGTGACACCCAAGGAGCCCGGCAAGCCGGCCACCGGCGACAGCTCGGGCGCCGAGGCGCCCGCCCTCGTCGGCACCGCCGAGGGCAGGTTCGCGCCGGGCTGGACCGTCCAGGAGACCACCGAGGTCGCCGCGGGCACCGGGCGCGGTCTGCTCGGCACCAACTGCACCGCCCCGGACACCGAGTTCTGGTTCCCGGGCGCCAGCACCGCCGCCGACCGCACCGACTACGTGCACCTGACCAACCCCGACGACTCGGCCGCCGTCGTCGACATCGAGCTGTACGGCAAGGACGGTGCCCTCAAGTCCACGGTGGGCGACGGGATCACGGTCCAGCCCCACGCCAGCGAGCCGATCCTGCTGAACACGCTCACCGACGACGCGCAGACCAACCTCACGGTGCACGTGACGGTCCGCAGCGGCCGCGTCGGAGCCACCGTGCAGGCCCTGGACGACAAGCTCGGCGGCGACTGGCTGGCCGCCTCCACCGACCCCGCGCGCAGCCTCGTCCTGCCGGGCATCCCCAAGGACGCCACCTCCGTGCGCCTGGTCGCCTTCGTGCCCGGCGACACCGACGCCGACCTGAAGGTGCGCCTCGCCACCCCTTCGGGGCTGATCACGCCCGCGGGGCACGAGACGCTGCACGTGAAGGCCGGCATGACCGCCGCGATCGACCTCGGTGACGTCACACGGGGCGAAGCGGGCTCCCTGGTGCTGACGCCGACCGGCACGTCGGTTCCGGTCGTCGCCGCCCTGCGGGTCGTCCGCGGCACGGGCGCCAAGCAGGAGACCGCTTTCATCCCCGCCACCAGCCAGGTCGGCACGCGCGCGACGGTCGCGGACAACAGCTCCAAGGGCACCACGCTCGCCCTGGCCGCCCCCGGTCGCGCTGCTCAGGTCAAGGTCACCGCGTCCGCGGGCAGCGGTGGCGGTACGGCCGTGACGAAGACGTTCACGATCAAGGCCGGCACGACCCAGAACGTCGAGGCACCGGTCCCGGCCGGCCTCAAGGGGACGTACGCGCTCACGGTCGAACCGGTCTCCGGAGGCCCCGTCTACGCCTCCCGGATGCTCGCCGTCACCGAGGAGGGCGTCCCCGGCTTCACGGTCCAGACCCTCCCGGACGACCGCGGAACGGTCGCGGTACCGGCGGCCGATCAGGATCTCTCGGTGCTGCTGAAGTAG
- a CDS encoding cysteine dioxygenase: MNSDNDLQIAGDILEVPHLLQPPREHPGTVAEFVGLARSIAADRSQWEHLVQYDATSRWYHRLRTGPGYEVWLLSWVPGQGSGLHDHGGSSGVLTVLDGALTERTERGTRALSAGSQRVFAPGYIHEVVNDSLEPAVSLHVYYPGLTEMPMHAAQCAVAEVS, from the coding sequence ATGAACAGCGACAACGACCTCCAGATCGCCGGCGACATCCTCGAAGTACCGCACCTGCTCCAGCCGCCGCGCGAGCACCCCGGCACCGTGGCCGAGTTCGTCGGCCTCGCCCGCTCCATCGCCGCCGACCGCTCCCAGTGGGAGCACCTCGTCCAGTACGACGCGACCTCGCGCTGGTACCACCGGCTGCGCACCGGCCCCGGCTACGAGGTGTGGCTGCTCTCCTGGGTGCCCGGGCAGGGCAGCGGGCTGCACGACCACGGCGGCTCCTCCGGCGTACTGACGGTCCTGGACGGCGCGCTGACCGAGCGCACGGAGCGCGGCACGCGCGCGTTGAGCGCCGGATCGCAGCGGGTGTTCGCGCCCGGCTACATCCACGAGGTCGTCAACGACTCCCTCGAACCGGCCGTGAGCCTGCACGTTTATTACCCGGGTCTTACCGAGATGCCGATGCACGCCGCGCAGTGCGCCGTCGCCGAGGTCTCGTGA
- a CDS encoding WhiB family transcriptional regulator — protein MTELVQQLLVDDADEELGWQERALCAQTDPESFFPEKGGSTREAKKVCLACEVRSECLEYALANDERFGIWGGLSERERRRLKKAAV, from the coding sequence ATGACCGAGCTGGTGCAGCAACTGCTGGTCGACGACGCGGACGAGGAACTCGGCTGGCAGGAGCGCGCGCTGTGCGCCCAGACCGACCCCGAGTCCTTCTTCCCCGAGAAGGGCGGATCCACCCGCGAGGCCAAGAAGGTCTGCCTCGCCTGTGAGGTCCGCTCCGAGTGCCTCGAATACGCGCTCGCCAACGACGAGCGGTTCGGCATCTGGGGTGGTCTGTCCGAGCGTGAGCGGCGTCGCCTGAAGAAGGCAGCCGTCTGA
- the cofD gene encoding 2-phospho-L-lactate transferase, giving the protein MRIVVLAGGIGGARFLRGLQRAVPDADITVIGNTGDDIHLFGLKVCPDLDTVMYTLGGGINEEQGWGRAEETFHLKEELAAYGVGPEWFGLGDRDFATHIVRTQMLGAGYPLSAVTEALCDRWKPGVRLIPMSDDRVETHVAVTLPADGSGSGSGERKVVHFQEYWVRLRASVPAEAIVPVGAEQAKPAPGVLEAIAEADVVLFPPSNPVVSVGTILAVPGIREAIADAGVPVVGLSPIVGDAPVRGMADKVLAAVGVESTAAAVAEHYGSGLLDGWLVDTVDASAVERVEAAGIRCRAVPLMMADLDATAQMAREALALAEEVRAS; this is encoded by the coding sequence ATGCGCATTGTGGTTCTGGCAGGCGGTATCGGTGGTGCCCGGTTCCTGCGTGGTCTCCAGCGGGCCGTGCCGGACGCGGACATCACGGTCATCGGCAACACCGGCGACGACATCCACCTCTTCGGGCTGAAGGTCTGCCCGGACCTCGACACGGTGATGTACACGCTCGGCGGCGGCATCAACGAGGAGCAGGGCTGGGGTCGGGCCGAGGAGACCTTCCATCTGAAGGAGGAGCTCGCGGCGTACGGGGTCGGGCCTGAGTGGTTCGGGCTCGGCGACCGCGACTTCGCGACGCACATCGTGCGGACGCAGATGCTGGGCGCGGGCTATCCGCTCAGCGCCGTCACCGAGGCGCTGTGCGACCGGTGGAAGCCGGGCGTCCGGCTCATCCCCATGTCCGACGACCGCGTCGAGACGCATGTCGCCGTCACGCTGCCCGCCGACGGCTCCGGCTCCGGCTCCGGCGAGCGCAAGGTCGTCCACTTCCAGGAGTACTGGGTGCGGCTGCGGGCCTCCGTCCCGGCCGAGGCGATCGTGCCGGTCGGCGCCGAGCAGGCCAAGCCCGCGCCCGGGGTGCTCGAAGCCATCGCCGAGGCGGACGTCGTGCTCTTCCCGCCGTCCAACCCCGTCGTGTCCGTCGGCACCATCCTCGCCGTGCCCGGCATCCGCGAGGCCATCGCCGACGCGGGCGTGCCCGTGGTCGGCCTCTCCCCCATCGTCGGGGACGCGCCGGTGCGCGGCATGGCCGACAAGGTGCTCGCCGCGGTGGGCGTCGAGTCCACGGCCGCGGCGGTCGCCGAGCACTACGGCTCGGGGCTCCTCGACGGCTGGCTCGTCGACACGGTGGACGCTTCCGCCGTGGAGCGTGTGGAGGCGGCCGGAATCCGGTGCCGGGCCGTGCCCCTGATGATGGCCGACCTCGACGCGACGGCGCAGATGGCGCGTGAGGCGCTGGCACTGGCGGAGGAGGTACGGGCGTCTTGA
- a CDS encoding DUF3499 domain-containing protein — MCEGPCGPSHSTTRWGDLGESRRGPLKSAVPSNVVSPVRRCSRTACGRPAVATLTYVYADSTAVLGPLATYAEPHCYDLCAEHSERLTAPRGWEVVRLADSSGPSRPSGDDLEALANAVREAARPQRRAAEAGGGASARSADPMEVARRGHLRVLRSPDN; from the coding sequence ATGTGCGAAGGTCCGTGTGGGCCGTCTCACAGCACGACACGGTGGGGTGACCTGGGGGAGAGTCGTCGCGGCCCGCTCAAGAGTGCGGTACCGTCCAACGTCGTGAGCCCTGTACGTCGCTGTTCGCGAACCGCTTGCGGCCGTCCCGCCGTCGCGACGCTGACGTACGTCTACGCCGACTCGACCGCGGTCCTCGGCCCGCTCGCCACCTACGCCGAACCCCACTGCTACGACCTGTGCGCCGAGCACTCCGAGCGCCTCACCGCGCCGCGCGGCTGGGAGGTCGTCCGGCTCGCCGACTCCTCCGGTCCCTCGCGTCCCAGTGGTGACGATCTGGAAGCGCTTGCCAACGCGGTGCGCGAGGCGGCACGTCCGCAGCGGCGCGCCGCGGAGGCCGGTGGCGGTGCGAGCGCGCGCTCGGCGGACCCGATGGAGGTCGCGCGCCGCGGCCACCTGCGGGTGCTGCGCTCGCCGGACAACTGA
- a CDS encoding phosphomannomutase/phosphoglucomutase, with the protein MTADLSQLVKAYDVRGVVPDQWDEPMAELFGAAFVQVTGADAIVIGHDMRPSSPGLSRAFARGAAARGVDVTEIGLCSTDQLYYASGAFGLPGAMFTASHNPAQYNGIKMCRAGAAPVGQDTGLSEIRELVESWLDSGAPAFDATPGTITQRDTLEDYAAYLRALVDLTSIRPLKVVVDAGNGMGGHTVPTVFAGLPLDLVPMYFELDGTFPNHEANPLDPANIVDLQKRVPEEGADLGIAFDGDADRCFVVDQHGDPVSPSAITALVASRELAKNGGKGTVIHNLITSWSVPEVVREQGGTPVRTRVGHSFIKAEMARSGAIFGGEHSAHYYFRDFWNADTGMLAALHVLAALGGQDGPLSQLVAEYDRYVGSGEINSTVDDQAGRLAAIKAAYQGRDGITLDELDGLTVTAADWWFNVRPSNTEPLLRLNAEAKDEPTMAKIRDEVLETIRA; encoded by the coding sequence GTGACTGCTGATCTGTCGCAGCTCGTGAAGGCGTACGACGTACGAGGTGTGGTCCCGGACCAGTGGGACGAGCCCATGGCCGAGCTGTTCGGCGCGGCCTTCGTCCAGGTGACCGGAGCGGACGCGATCGTGATCGGGCACGACATGCGCCCCTCGTCGCCCGGCCTGTCCCGTGCCTTCGCGCGTGGAGCGGCGGCCCGTGGTGTCGACGTGACCGAGATCGGCCTGTGCTCGACGGACCAGCTGTACTACGCGTCGGGCGCGTTCGGTCTCCCGGGCGCCATGTTCACGGCCTCGCACAACCCCGCCCAGTACAACGGCATCAAGATGTGCCGGGCGGGCGCCGCCCCGGTCGGCCAGGACACCGGCCTCTCCGAGATCCGCGAACTCGTCGAGTCCTGGCTCGACTCGGGGGCCCCGGCCTTCGACGCGACGCCGGGAACGATCACGCAGCGGGACACGTTGGAGGATTACGCGGCGTACCTCCGCGCACTCGTCGACCTGACCTCGATCCGCCCCCTGAAGGTCGTGGTCGACGCGGGCAACGGCATGGGCGGACACACGGTCCCCACCGTCTTCGCCGGCCTGCCCCTGGACCTCGTCCCGATGTACTTCGAGCTGGACGGCACGTTCCCCAACCACGAGGCCAACCCGCTCGACCCGGCGAACATCGTGGACCTCCAGAAGCGCGTGCCCGAGGAGGGCGCCGACCTGGGCATCGCCTTCGACGGTGACGCGGACCGCTGCTTCGTCGTCGACCAGCACGGCGACCCGGTCTCCCCGTCCGCGATCACCGCCCTGGTCGCCTCCCGCGAGCTGGCGAAGAACGGCGGCAAGGGCACGGTCATCCACAACCTGATCACCTCCTGGTCGGTCCCGGAGGTCGTCCGCGAGCAGGGCGGCACCCCGGTCCGCACCCGCGTCGGCCACTCCTTCATCAAGGCCGAGATGGCCCGCTCCGGCGCGATCTTCGGCGGCGAGCACTCCGCGCACTACTACTTCCGTGACTTCTGGAACGCCGACACGGGCATGCTGGCCGCCCTGCACGTCCTCGCCGCTCTCGGCGGCCAGGACGGCCCGCTCTCCCAGCTCGTCGCCGAGTACGACCGCTACGTCGGCTCCGGCGAGATCAACTCCACCGTCGACGACCAGGCCGGCCGCCTCGCCGCCATCAAGGCCGCGTACCAGGGCCGCGACGGCATCACCCTCGACGAACTCGACGGCCTCACCGTCACCGCCGCCGACTGGTGGTTCAACGTCCGCCCCTCCAACACCGAACCCCTCCTCCGCCTCAACGCCGAAGCGAAGGACGAGCCGACGATGGCGAAGATCCGCGACGAAGTACTGGAAACCATCCGAGCCTGA
- a CDS encoding metallopeptidase family protein yields MDNPVPPRAAAPGPRRRDRHGRGMRGPVAPPQVPLAASRAEVFADLVQDSVERLERRWPQLADIDFLVLEVPRLEGSGDGWSDEAVPLGGTIPAHEGRPARVVVYRRPVEIRTKGRDERAALVHEVVVEQVAELLGLTPETVDPRYGED; encoded by the coding sequence ATGGACAACCCCGTACCGCCCCGCGCCGCCGCACCCGGGCCCCGCCGTCGTGACCGCCATGGCAGGGGCATGCGTGGCCCCGTCGCGCCACCCCAGGTGCCGCTCGCCGCGAGCCGCGCCGAGGTGTTCGCGGACCTGGTGCAGGACTCCGTGGAGCGGCTGGAGCGGCGCTGGCCGCAGCTCGCCGACATCGACTTCCTGGTCCTCGAAGTGCCCCGTCTGGAAGGCTCCGGCGACGGCTGGAGCGACGAGGCGGTGCCTCTGGGCGGCACGATTCCGGCACACGAGGGCCGCCCCGCGCGCGTGGTCGTCTACCGCCGCCCGGTCGAGATCCGCACCAAGGGCCGCGACGAGCGCGCCGCCCTGGTGCACGAGGTCGTCGTGGAGCAGGTCGCGGAACTGCTGGGGCTGACACCGGAGACGGTGGATCCGCGGTACGGCGAGGACTGA
- a CDS encoding L-lactate permease, which yields MYVQELEPVADSLGLSALVAVLPLAVVLVLLGGVRMKAHRAGLIGLLAASLVAWLAYGMPVGQTLSSAAQGAVFGLFPILWIVVNALWVYRMTVRTRHFDILRRSFGRLSDDPRIQALVVAFCFGALLEALAGFGAPVAICSVMLVALGFDPVRAAVVALVANTAPVAFGAMGTPVVTLAQVTGLPLDSVASVVGRQTPLLALVVPLLLVGLVDGRRGLRETWVPALACGVAFAAAQFAASNYVSAQLADIGASLAGAAALVAVPHARVPATESVRAAVLTGVRSEDLDEEDPRAEVVRAYAPYALIVAIFSIAQIPAVKDWLAQATRTYDWPFLDVVNPDGKPVGGNVFTWPIVSTGGTLVLLAGLCTAAVLGVHARVAVREWAATVHELRFAILTVTSVLALAYVMNLSGQAATIGHFVAAAGAGLAFLSPVLGWFGVAVSGSDTSANALFGALQVSAARESGLSPELLAAANSSGGVLGKMISPQNLTIACAAVGLAGREGDLLRKVLPWSAGLLLIMCLIVVGQSSPVLGWMLP from the coding sequence GTGTACGTCCAGGAACTGGAACCCGTCGCCGACTCGCTCGGCCTGTCCGCCCTCGTCGCCGTCCTGCCCCTGGCCGTCGTGCTGGTCCTGCTCGGCGGCGTCCGCATGAAGGCACACCGGGCCGGGCTCATCGGCCTTCTGGCGGCCTCCCTGGTCGCCTGGCTCGCGTACGGCATGCCGGTCGGCCAGACGCTCTCCAGCGCCGCCCAGGGCGCCGTTTTCGGCCTCTTCCCCATCCTGTGGATCGTCGTCAACGCCCTGTGGGTGTACCGGATGACCGTCCGCACCCGGCACTTCGACATCCTGCGCCGCTCGTTCGGGCGACTGTCCGACGACCCACGCATCCAGGCACTCGTGGTCGCCTTCTGCTTCGGCGCGCTCCTGGAAGCCCTCGCGGGCTTCGGCGCGCCCGTCGCGATCTGCTCGGTGATGCTGGTCGCGCTCGGCTTCGACCCGGTGCGCGCGGCGGTGGTCGCGCTGGTCGCCAACACCGCGCCGGTCGCGTTCGGCGCGATGGGCACACCGGTCGTGACGCTCGCCCAAGTCACCGGCCTGCCACTGGATTCCGTCGCCTCCGTAGTGGGCCGTCAGACCCCGCTGCTGGCCCTCGTCGTGCCCCTGCTGCTGGTCGGTCTGGTCGACGGCCGACGCGGGCTGCGGGAGACCTGGGTGCCCGCCCTGGCGTGCGGAGTCGCCTTCGCCGCCGCCCAGTTCGCCGCCTCGAACTACGTCTCCGCGCAACTCGCCGACATCGGCGCCTCCTTGGCGGGAGCGGCCGCCCTGGTCGCCGTACCGCACGCACGCGTGCCCGCCACCGAGTCCGTACGAGCGGCGGTCCTGACCGGCGTACGCAGCGAGGACCTGGACGAGGAGGACCCGCGCGCCGAAGTCGTGCGGGCCTACGCCCCCTACGCGCTGATCGTCGCCATCTTCTCGATCGCGCAGATCCCGGCCGTGAAGGACTGGCTGGCGCAGGCGACCCGGACGTACGACTGGCCCTTCCTGGACGTCGTCAACCCGGACGGGAAGCCGGTCGGCGGGAACGTCTTCACCTGGCCGATCGTGTCGACCGGCGGCACCCTCGTGCTGCTCGCCGGACTGTGCACGGCCGCCGTACTCGGGGTGCACGCGCGCGTGGCCGTCAGGGAATGGGCGGCGACGGTCCACGAGTTGAGGTTCGCCATCCTCACCGTGACGTCCGTGCTGGCCCTCGCCTACGTCATGAACCTCTCCGGACAGGCCGCCACGATCGGCCACTTTGTGGCGGCGGCCGGGGCCGGGCTCGCCTTCCTGTCACCCGTTCTGGGCTGGTTCGGGGTGGCCGTCTCCGGCTCCGACACCTCGGCGAACGCCCTTTTCGGTGCCCTCCAGGTGAGCGCGGCCCGCGAGTCGGGACTGTCTCCCGAACTGCTCGCCGCCGCCAACAGTTCGGGCGGTGTGCTCGGCAAGATGATCTCGCCGCAGAACCTGACCATCGCGTGCGCGGCGGTCGGGCTCGCGGGCCGCGAGGGCGACCTGCTGCGCAAGGTGCTGCCGTGGAGCGCCGGGCTGCTGCTGATCATGTGCCTGATCGTGGTGGGACAGAGTTCACCGGTGCTCGGTTGGATGCTCCCCTGA
- a CDS encoding glycosyltransferase — MSVHSHSAAHQDAAATPEFPRHVVTAVLVSHDGARWLPEALAGLLGQERPVQNAVAADTGSADDSAQLLTDALGADRVLHLARRTGFGQAVEEATRSASVLTPDDLPYLKRPSGWDPVTRTWRDDAYDMPDLPHGEPEQWLWLLHDDSAPEPDALAQMLRVVENEREVGQEVAVVGPKLRGWYDRRQLLEVGVTIANSGRRWTGLDRREQDQGQHDHVHPVLSVSTAGMLIRRDVFEELGGFDRRLPLMRDDVDLCWRAQTAGHRVLVAPEAVVRHAEAASRERRTVDCVGRTSASPHKVDKAGAVYTLLVNARTAQLPWILIRLVLGTLLRTVAYLVGKVPGQAVDEIRGLLGTLLRPERIIAGRRRRGRPQIDKGELRALFPPPGATVRATVEQVASNFGGSSDPEATAGAGRHGSAVESGPGGDDADFLEIEQFARLKRVARNPGPMLFLVLLFVSLLACRQLLGSGALAGGALLPAPADSSELWSRYLDGWHPVGAGGTQSAPPYLALVALLSSLLLGSTGLAVTVLLVASVPLAGFAAYFASRPLVESRLLRAWASVAYAFLPAATGALAGGRIGTAVLAILLPLIARAGMAASGLTHSSGARGSWRATWAYALLLTFTTAFTPIVWPIALVLGIALLVVRRNEIVAYGLRFLAQLGTPLLILAPWSLTLLPFGFFKEAGLEYGDSAASALDLLGASPGGPGTVSGLMLFGIVLAALAALLRGGRQQSVWVAWAAALVALVFAVLSNSSTWAGPATLVYGLGLLAAAAVGADGARARVAEQSFGWRQPVAALIAFACAAGPLLVAAGWIIGGADGPVERRDPVQVPAFVAEESGTRDQARTLVLDSRSAAKVGYTLVRGSGARLGDAELAAADGANKKLDKVVANLVAGSGADQADELGGFAVRYVLVRKGAPREMSRVLDATPGLTRLSQQDGSALWRVDRQVSRAAIVPKSGDATSIAAGPVELHTTIPAGADGRVLRLADTANEGWTATLDGKPLTRTTVDGWAQGFELPTTGGTLDVTFDAPVSHTAWLWAQGALAVVLVVLALPGRRRDVDDDLPEEQAVPAQDVTGEGRRARRLRAQAEAEAEQAAENAEPTEGADTLPPPEEEVPAAVPQQQAYGEWDTPSYAGADYGTYGGEQYQGQQQYPAGTYEQPYQADPYQSGQYDPYAYGGTTSYDQTYGGQGYDAAGQGYDPAYDPAQPPMPAQPPHGTDSERPDGSQQ, encoded by the coding sequence ATGTCCGTGCACAGCCATTCGGCAGCCCATCAAGACGCCGCCGCCACCCCTGAGTTCCCGCGCCACGTGGTGACCGCGGTGCTCGTCTCCCACGACGGCGCCCGCTGGCTGCCCGAGGCGCTCGCCGGGCTGCTCGGCCAGGAGCGCCCCGTGCAGAACGCGGTGGCGGCCGACACCGGCAGCGCGGACGACTCCGCCCAGCTGCTCACCGACGCCCTCGGCGCCGACCGTGTGCTGCATCTCGCCCGCCGCACCGGTTTCGGCCAGGCCGTCGAAGAGGCCACCCGCAGCGCCAGTGTGCTCACCCCGGACGACTTGCCCTACCTGAAGCGCCCCAGCGGCTGGGACCCGGTCACGCGCACGTGGCGCGACGACGCGTACGACATGCCGGACCTCCCGCACGGCGAGCCCGAGCAGTGGCTGTGGCTGCTGCACGACGACAGTGCCCCCGAGCCGGACGCCCTGGCACAGATGCTGCGGGTCGTGGAGAACGAGCGGGAGGTCGGCCAGGAAGTCGCCGTCGTGGGCCCCAAGCTCCGCGGCTGGTACGACCGCCGTCAGCTGCTCGAAGTCGGCGTCACCATCGCCAACTCCGGCCGCCGCTGGACGGGTCTGGACCGCCGCGAACAGGACCAGGGCCAGCACGACCACGTCCACCCCGTGCTGTCCGTCTCCACCGCCGGAATGCTGATCCGGCGCGATGTCTTCGAGGAACTCGGCGGCTTCGACCGCCGACTGCCGCTGATGCGCGACGACGTCGACCTGTGCTGGCGCGCCCAGACCGCGGGCCACCGCGTCCTCGTCGCCCCCGAAGCGGTCGTACGGCACGCCGAGGCGGCCTCCCGCGAGCGCCGCACCGTCGACTGCGTGGGCCGCACCTCCGCGTCCCCGCACAAGGTCGACAAGGCGGGCGCCGTCTACACCCTCCTCGTCAACGCCCGTACCGCGCAGCTGCCCTGGATCCTGATCCGCCTGGTCCTGGGCACCCTGCTGCGCACGGTCGCGTATCTCGTCGGCAAGGTCCCTGGACAGGCGGTCGACGAGATCCGCGGTCTCCTGGGCACCCTGCTGCGCCCGGAGCGGATCATCGCGGGCCGCCGCAGGCGCGGCCGGCCCCAGATCGACAAGGGCGAGCTGCGGGCGCTGTTCCCGCCGCCCGGCGCGACCGTACGGGCCACCGTCGAACAGGTCGCGAGCAACTTCGGGGGCAGCTCCGACCCCGAGGCCACGGCCGGTGCCGGACGGCACGGCAGCGCGGTCGAGTCCGGACCGGGCGGCGACGACGCGGACTTCCTGGAGATCGAGCAGTTCGCGCGGCTCAAGCGGGTCGCCCGCAACCCCGGTCCGATGCTCTTCCTGGTGCTGCTGTTCGTCTCGCTCCTGGCCTGCCGCCAACTGCTCGGCAGCGGGGCGCTCGCGGGCGGCGCGCTGCTGCCCGCGCCCGCGGACTCCTCCGAGCTGTGGTCGCGCTACCTCGACGGCTGGCATCCGGTGGGCGCGGGCGGCACCCAGTCCGCGCCGCCCTACCTCGCGCTCGTCGCGCTGCTGTCCTCGCTGCTCCTCGGCTCCACCGGGCTCGCGGTCACCGTGCTCCTGGTGGCCTCCGTGCCGCTCGCCGGCTTCGCCGCGTACTTCGCCTCGCGCCCCCTCGTCGAGTCGCGCCTGCTGCGCGCCTGGGCGTCCGTGGCGTACGCCTTCCTGCCCGCCGCCACCGGCGCGCTCGCGGGCGGCCGTATCGGCACCGCCGTCCTCGCGATCCTGCTGCCGCTCATCGCGCGCGCGGGCATGGCCGCGAGCGGGCTGACGCACTCCTCCGGGGCGCGCGGCAGCTGGCGCGCCACCTGGGCCTACGCCCTGCTGCTGACGTTCACCACGGCGTTCACGCCGATCGTGTGGCCCATCGCGCTGGTCCTTGGCATCGCACTCCTCGTAGTGCGCAGGAACGAGATCGTCGCCTACGGGTTGCGTTTCCTGGCCCAGCTCGGCACCCCGCTGCTGATCCTCGCCCCCTGGTCGCTGACGCTGCTCCCGTTCGGCTTCTTCAAGGAAGCCGGTCTGGAGTACGGCGACAGCGCGGCCTCCGCGCTCGACCTGCTCGGCGCCAGCCCCGGCGGCCCCGGGACCGTCAGCGGGCTGATGCTGTTCGGCATCGTGCTGGCCGCGCTGGCCGCCCTGCTGCGCGGCGGGCGACAGCAGTCGGTGTGGGTCGCCTGGGCTGCCGCCCTGGTCGCGCTCGTCTTCGCCGTGCTGTCCAACAGCTCCACCTGGGCCGGGCCCGCGACCCTCGTCTACGGCCTCGGGCTCCTTGCCGCCGCCGCGGTCGGCGCCGACGGGGCACGCGCGCGTGTGGCCGAGCAGAGCTTCGGCTGGCGCCAGCCGGTGGCCGCGCTCATCGCCTTCGCCTGCGCGGCGGGGCCGCTGCTCGTCGCCGCCGGGTGGATCATCGGGGGCGCCGACGGGCCCGTGGAGCGCCGCGACCCGGTGCAGGTGCCCGCGTTCGTCGCCGAGGAGAGCGGCACGCGCGACCAGGCCCGCACCCTCGTCCTCGACAGCCGCTCGGCCGCCAAGGTCGGCTACACCCTCGTGCGCGGCTCCGGCGCCCGCCTCGGCGACGCCGAACTCGCGGCGGCGGACGGCGCGAACAAGAAGCTCGACAAGGTCGTCGCCAACCTCGTGGCCGGCTCCGGCGCCGACCAGGCCGACGAACTCGGCGGCTTCGCCGTGCGCTATGTCCTCGTCCGCAAGGGCGCGCCCCGCGAGATGAGCCGCGTCCTGGACGCCACACCGGGCCTGACCCGGCTCAGCCAGCAGGACGGCAGCGCCCTGTGGCGCGTCGACCGGCAGGTCTCGCGCGCCGCGATCGTCCCCAAGTCCGGCGACGCGACGTCCATCGCGGCCGGACCCGTCGAACTGCACACGACCATCCCCGCCGGAGCCGACGGCCGCGTCCTGCGCCTCGCCGACACGGCCAACGAGGGCTGGACGGCGACCCTGGACGGAAAGCCGCTCACCCGCACCACGGTCGACGGCTGGGCGCAGGGCTTCGAACTGCCCACCACCGGCGGCACGTTGGACGTCACCTTCGACGCTCCGGTGAGCCACACCGCCTGGCTGTGGGCGCAGGGCGCGCTCGCCGTCGTCCTCGTGGTGCTCGCCCTGCCCGGGCGGCGCCGGGACGTCGACGACGACCTCCCCGAGGAGCAGGCCGTCCCCGCCCAGGACGTCACGGGCGAGGGCCGCCGCGCCCGCCGTCTGCGCGCCCAGGCCGAGGCGGAGGCCGAGCAGGCCGCCGAGAACGCCGAGCCCACCGAGGGCGCCGACACCCTTCCTCCTCCGGAGGAGGAGGTCCCGGCCGCCGTCCCGCAACAGCAGGCGTACGGCGAGTGGGACACACCGAGCTACGCGGGCGCCGACTACGGCACCTACGGCGGCGAGCAGTACCAGGGCCAGCAGCAGTACCCGGCGGGCACCTACGAGCAGCCGTACCAGGCGGACCCCTACCAGAGCGGCCAGTACGACCCGTACGCCTACGGGGGCACCACGTCGTACGACCAGACGTACGGCGGCCAGGGCTACGACGCGGCGGGCCAGGGCTACGACCCGGCGTACGACCCGGCGCAGCCCCCGATGCCCGCGCAGCCGCCGCACGGCACCGACAGTGAGCGCCCCGACGGGAGCCAGCAGTGA